GGGGCGCGCTGCTTGCCGGCGACGCAGCAAGCCCGGCAAGAACCAGGAGACCAATCGCCGCGCGTAGGCTGCTGGCTGCGTGGAACCCTCCTGACGGGGCATCGGATAAAGGCCCGAAGGTGACCGAACGCCCCATACTCGACGTCCCCCCTGCGCCCCGCCGGGCTGAAGATCCCCGGACTACGCTCCGGAGCCTGGACCACCCTCCGGAGCTGAAATACGTTGCGGACAAAGCGCCTGTCAATGAAATTTGCGCGCAACGGCGCCCGGGAAGTCTCCGAACAGGGCGTGGGGGCCTGGGTGGTGGCGGCCGGGCACAGCGGCGAGGGGCCATGTCGTCGAATGCGGGACCACGGTCGACTACGGCACCACGCACGAGTGGATGCTCGCCTCGCCGGGCAGCTCGCCGGCGAGGGTCTGGATCGCGCGCTCGGCGTCCTCGAGCGGGAAGTCGTGCGTGTGCATCTTCTCGAGCGGGACGCGGCCCGACTCGATGAGCCGGATGGCGGACTCGTAGGCGCGGCTGGTGACGGCGAACGCGCCCCGGATGGTGATCTCCTTGACGACGACCAGGTCGCTCACGAAGTCGGGCACGGCCTTCAACCCCTTCACTCCGGCCAGCACGATGCGCCCGCCCGCTGCCACGTAGTGGAGCGCCTCGGCCACCGGCTCGGGCGCGTTGGCGGTGACCTCGATCACCACCTCCGCCCCGCGCCCGCCGGTCAGCTCGCGCACACGCGCGCGGGCGTCCTCCCGCTCGACGTCGATCACGTGATCGGCGCCGAGCTCGCGCGCGAGTGCGAGCTTCCTCGCGTCGCGCGAGAGGCCGGTCACGATGATCGTGTCGGCGCCTGCCGCGCGCGCGGCGACGACGCTCGCGAGCCCGCGCTGCCCGGGGCCGAGCACGAGCACGCTGTCGCCCGGTCCGGTGGCGGGGATCTCGACCGCCCAGCGGAAGCCCGCGCCGAGCGGGTTGAACATGACCGCGAGGCTCGCCCGGATGTCCTTGCGCACCCGATGCACGATCGAGAGCGGATCGAGGTACATGTAGTCGGCGTACGCGCCCCACAGGCCGGGCGGGCGGTCGAGCGGGACGTAGCCGTGCCCGAAGAGCCCGCCGCGCCCGCGGCAGAGCTGGTAGCGGCCGCCGATGCAGGCGCGGCAGTGGCCGCAGCGGATGATCGATTCGACCGCGACGCGGTCGCCGACGTCGACGCCCCAGCGCTTCGCCGCCCGGTC
The Deltaproteobacteria bacterium DNA segment above includes these coding regions:
- a CDS encoding zinc-binding dehydrogenase encodes the protein MRTSRAVVQTAPRRLELRELPVPEIDDDSALLRIEACGICGSDAEQYAGVLPVRLPVVPGHEPLGVIERIGDRAAKRWGVDVGDRVAVESIIRCGHCRACIGGRYQLCRGRGGLFGHGYVPLDRPPGLWGAYADYMYLDPLSIVHRVRKDIRASLAVMFNPLGAGFRWAVEIPATGPGDSVLVLGPGQRGLASVVAARAAGADTIIVTGLSRDARKLALARELGADHVIDVEREDARARVRELTGGRGAEVVIEVTANAPEPVAEALHYVAAGGRIVLAGVKGLKAVPDFVSDLVVVKEITIRGAFAVTSRAYESAIRLIESGRVPLEKMHTHDFPLEDAERAIQTLAGELPGEASIHSCVVP